A genomic window from Periophthalmus magnuspinnatus isolate fPerMag1 chromosome 16, fPerMag1.2.pri, whole genome shotgun sequence includes:
- the LOC117384273 gene encoding zona pellucida sperm-binding protein 3 has translation MELYLSSSRFTLFLVFLVSVPVHCPAEEHTARFVRRLTRPERSSVPHTQPHAPRSQSMEVPPLPYLHLPVSLDSVKPLLDPEHFHPSAGTGLEPLPDPVQELLRPANPHPTEPQPEASVRIDCKHNRMFVEVDRGVLGSGDRESALRLGSCTATKATDEYVYFESKLNKCGTKQTREQDQVVFSNALHYEPETGPRPIRRTAPFTLHLSCRFNRFQYSYKVGYRPKLSVQNLFKRIRNREKLTLSPRNALWEPLSSSDAFALGRPMFFEAQAEFLSPGRRLYIHSCFATPNPSPSSTPRFTIINNYGCMVESKDGRSSFITHRNDAVRFSVDAFIFHGFRGKQMYMHCSLSLGPDTPTVTDKSCNYHPQTRRWVELHGADDVCSCCESHCGSSASRETVISSKAWNINIKPAGKKTRHEMSNRSTKRKSNPSEVWTAAPPEERGETGEAQPISEDVRWAVTDEEPLDVVGSAEVEELEELEELEEEGTHRIFEEIFDLSLYNLPHSEIKR, from the exons ATGGAGTTATATTTGTCAAGTAGTCGCTTTACTCTGTTCCTGGTGTTTCTTGTGAGTGTCCCGGTCCACTGCCCCGCGGAGGAGCACACAGCCCGCTTTGTGAGGAGGCTGACCCGGCCTGAGCGCTCCTCTGTACCGCACACACAGCCCCATGCCCCCAGGTCCCAG TCCATGGAAGTTCCCCCTCTGCCTTACCTCCACCTGCCTGTGTCCCTGGACTCCGTGAAGCCGCTGCTGGACCCGGAGCACTTCCATCCCTCCGCGGGCACCGGACTGGAGCCGCTGCCTGACCCGGTCCAGGAGCTCCTCAGACCGGCTAACCCCCACCCCACGGAGCCACAGCCCGAGGCCTCCGTGCGGATCGACTGCAAACACAACCGCATGTTCGTGGAGGTGGACCGAGGCGTGCTGGGGAGCGGAGACCGGGAGAGTGCACTGAGGCTGGGCTCATGCACCGCCACCAAAGCCACGGATGAATACGTCTATTTTGAGTCTAAACTGAACAAGTGCGGCACCAAACAAACA AGGGAGCAGGACCAGGTGGTTTTCTCCAACGCACTTCACTATGAACCAGAGACGGGCCCCCGACCCATCAGACGCACAGCCCCCTTCACCCTGCACCTGTCCTGCCGCTTCAACAG ATTCCAGTACTCGTACAAAGTCGGCTACAGGCCCAAACTGAGTGTCCAAAACCTGTTCAAACGTATCAGGAACAGGGAGAAACTCACCCTTTCTCCAAGAAACG CCCTGTGGgagcccctctcctcctccgatGCTTTCGCTTTAGGGAGGCCTATGTTTTTCGAGGCCCAGGCAGAGTTCCTCTCTCCTGGGCGGAGGCTGTACATTCATTCCTGCTTCGCCACTCCAAACCCATCGCCCTCCTCTACTCCGCGTTTCACCATCATCAACAACTACGG CTGCATGGTGGAGAGCAAAGATGGCCGCTCGTCCTTCATCACTCACAGAAACGACGCTGTCCGCTTTTCCGTGGACGCGTTTATTTTCCACGGATTCAGAGGAAAA CAGATGTACATGCACTGCTCCTTGTCACTGGGCCCCGACACTCCCACAGTCACAGACAAGTCCTGCAACTACCACCCTCAAACCAGGAG GTGGGTGGAGCTTCATGGGGCGGACGACGTTTGTTCCTGCTGTGAGTCGCACTGTGGCTCTTCTGCTTCGAGAG AGACTGTGATCAGCAGCAAAGCCTGGAACATTAACATCAAACCTGCAGGAAAGAAAACCAGGCACGAGATGTCAAATAGATCCACCAAAAGGAAATCTAACCCCTCTGAGGTCTGGACCGCCGCACCtccagaagagaggggggagacggGAGAGGCCCAGCCCATCTCCGAGGACGTGCGCTGGGCTGTGACGGACGAGGAGCCGCTGGACGTGGTGGGCTCTGCggaggtggaggagctggaggagctggaggagctggaggaggagggaacacACAGGATTTTTGAAGAAATCTTTGACCTGTCCCTGTACAACCTCCCACACAGTGAAATAAAGAGATGA